Proteins found in one Subtercola endophyticus genomic segment:
- a CDS encoding TetR/AcrR family transcriptional regulator, with protein sequence MSSSEPTTIESVRRTHEASRDPRVYRTRAKIFSAVELLIAQSPESISVADIVRQAGISKTSFYTHFSSFDDLALQVVERAYEHLRDINRRLAAAPDFEPASIVRESYERLIRHYIEHRTFYVAVLALPLSREVHTNAVRAMAADIEPWIAGHPNLPTSIRPHLAASLISSAVVGFLDEWLESDFEATADELLEHLLQLLPAWYTGRDQPPVVDEAEVTPR encoded by the coding sequence CTGAACCGACGACCATCGAGAGTGTCAGGCGCACGCACGAAGCGTCGCGCGACCCTCGGGTCTACCGCACTCGGGCGAAGATCTTCAGCGCGGTCGAGCTGCTCATCGCGCAGTCTCCAGAGAGCATCTCGGTGGCCGACATCGTTCGGCAGGCCGGTATCTCGAAGACATCGTTCTATACCCACTTCTCGAGCTTCGACGATCTGGCCTTGCAGGTCGTCGAGCGGGCATACGAGCATTTGCGTGACATCAATCGGCGCCTCGCTGCGGCGCCGGACTTCGAGCCGGCCTCGATCGTGCGGGAGTCGTATGAGCGGCTGATCCGGCACTACATCGAACACCGTACGTTCTACGTCGCCGTGCTGGCGCTTCCCCTTTCGCGCGAGGTTCATACCAACGCGGTTCGGGCGATGGCGGCCGACATCGAGCCGTGGATCGCCGGGCATCCGAATCTGCCGACGTCGATTCGGCCTCATCTGGCTGCGAGCCTCATCTCGAGTGCCGTCGTCGGGTTTCTCGACGAGTGGCTCGAAAGCGACTTCGAGGCCACCGCCGACGAACTGCTCGAGCATCTGCTGCAGTTGCTGCCGGCGTGGTACACCGGGCGCGACCAACCACCTGTCGTCGACGAAGCCGAGGTCACGCCGCGCTGA
- a CDS encoding acyl-CoA dehydrogenase family protein, giving the protein MLDFSFSEDHEEFQKTLSTFARRELLPGYTARSASSEFPFALLKKIGDLGVLGIGLPERFGGTGEDDPVLLGIASEALAYGDVNLASAPIQVGLVGAQLLHGTEEVQQRYLPPVIAGEENLAIALTEPESGSDASALRTTARRVAGGWLLNGEKTAISWAMSASAALIYAREEGTTRSSGVSCFVVDLASEGVAVRHMIGMGCLPLGWGSITLDGVFVPDSHLIGEEGRGFQVAMNHFDFSRAAIGLMCLGAAEQSLEEAALYATQRSTFGKPISEYQGVSFPLAEQATYIEGARWVCYRALWLRQQDRPHTSLASMSKWWAPVVAKDAIEASMKIHGNLGYSAEFPLQQRFRDVMAYLVADGTAEIQKGIISKEILARKTVSL; this is encoded by the coding sequence ATGCTCGATTTCAGCTTCTCTGAAGACCACGAGGAATTTCAGAAGACTCTCTCTACCTTCGCCCGAAGGGAGCTGCTGCCCGGCTACACCGCGCGTTCCGCGAGTTCGGAATTCCCCTTTGCACTGCTGAAGAAGATCGGCGATCTCGGCGTGCTCGGCATCGGGCTGCCCGAACGATTCGGGGGCACCGGAGAAGACGATCCCGTGCTGCTCGGCATCGCTTCGGAGGCTCTGGCCTACGGCGACGTGAACCTCGCCTCGGCTCCCATTCAGGTGGGTCTGGTGGGGGCACAGCTGCTGCACGGCACCGAAGAGGTTCAGCAGCGCTACCTGCCGCCGGTGATCGCCGGCGAAGAGAATCTCGCGATCGCGCTGACCGAGCCGGAGTCGGGCTCTGACGCGAGCGCGCTTCGAACGACGGCCAGGCGGGTTGCCGGCGGCTGGCTGCTCAACGGCGAGAAGACGGCCATCAGCTGGGCCATGAGCGCTTCGGCCGCCCTCATCTACGCCAGAGAAGAGGGTACGACCAGATCGAGCGGAGTGAGCTGTTTCGTCGTCGACCTGGCCTCTGAGGGCGTGGCCGTTCGGCACATGATCGGCATGGGCTGTCTTCCGCTGGGCTGGGGCTCGATCACGCTCGACGGCGTCTTCGTGCCCGACAGTCACCTGATCGGCGAGGAGGGGCGCGGGTTTCAGGTGGCCATGAATCACTTCGACTTCAGCCGTGCCGCCATCGGCCTGATGTGTCTGGGTGCAGCAGAGCAGAGCCTCGAAGAAGCCGCCCTCTATGCGACCCAGCGCAGCACTTTCGGCAAGCCGATCTCGGAATACCAGGGCGTCTCGTTTCCGCTCGCCGAACAAGCGACGTACATCGAGGGTGCACGGTGGGTCTGCTACCGCGCGCTGTGGTTGAGGCAGCAAGACCGCCCGCACACCTCGCTCGCCTCGATGAGCAAATGGTGGGCTCCGGTGGTCGCGAAAGACGCCATCGAGGCCTCGATGAAGATCCACGGCAACCTCGGGTATTCGGCCGAGTTTCCCTTGCAGCAGCGCTTTCGCGACGTGATGGCTTACCTCGTGGCCGACGGCACGGCCGAGATTCAGAAGGGCATCATCTCCAAAGAGATTCTGGCCAGAAAGACGGTGTCGCTGTGA
- a CDS encoding SDR family NAD(P)-dependent oxidoreductase yields MPVVRTYKEAAVVIAGGSSGVGFASATGFLDAGVTRLALLSRSPERGLSARDRLRERCPDATIEFVPLDVDDLDQVSRAVEKAHTALGSIDVLLSSVTAQYRPELLHRIDPSDIARILTAQALPPMYLTRTVLPIMQEQGGGSIVLVASDAAKVATPGESVLGAAMAAIVMFARTVAIEAKRNGVRVNAVTPSLIAGTATAERVLTDGFSKALFEKAAKLAHLGVAEAEDLAALVVFLGGPAAAKITGQAISVNGGISAS; encoded by the coding sequence ATGCCCGTAGTCCGCACGTACAAAGAAGCTGCCGTCGTCATAGCGGGGGGCTCGAGTGGTGTCGGTTTCGCCTCGGCAACGGGATTCCTCGACGCCGGCGTGACGCGCCTCGCCCTACTGTCGCGTTCGCCGGAGCGCGGGCTTTCGGCCCGGGATCGCCTGCGTGAGCGCTGCCCCGACGCCACCATCGAGTTCGTTCCGCTCGATGTCGACGATCTCGACCAGGTCTCGCGGGCGGTCGAGAAGGCGCACACCGCCCTCGGCTCCATCGACGTGCTGCTGAGCTCGGTCACGGCTCAATACCGGCCCGAGCTGTTGCACCGCATCGACCCGAGCGATATCGCGCGCATCCTGACCGCTCAAGCGCTGCCGCCCATGTATCTGACGCGTACGGTGCTGCCGATCATGCAGGAGCAGGGCGGCGGCAGCATCGTGCTGGTGGCCTCCGATGCGGCGAAGGTTGCGACACCGGGTGAATCGGTGCTGGGCGCGGCCATGGCCGCGATCGTGATGTTCGCGCGAACGGTGGCCATCGAGGCCAAGCGCAACGGCGTGCGCGTCAATGCGGTGACCCCCTCGCTCATCGCCGGCACCGCGACGGCCGAGCGTGTGCTCACCGACGGATTCAGCAAGGCGCTCTTCGAGAAGGCGGCGAAGCTCGCCCACCTGGGCGTGGCAGAGGCCGAAGATCTCGCGGCGCTCGTCGTCTTTCTGGGCGGGCCGGCCGCGGCCAAGATCACCGGGCAGGCGATCAGCGTGAACGGCGGAATCTCGGCGAGCTGA
- a CDS encoding alpha/beta fold hydrolase, with translation MTGSKFLVLSTINLLDATRNPPMTPTVEAATAVPQWFTTAIETIPTTGEVGVRDARIRYRSWGTAGKRNVVLVHGGAAHSRWWDHIAPLLATENRVVALDLSGHGESDHRATYDVPTWVAEVVAVAEANGFEPGYTVVGHSLGGLVTLEVAKLASSPVHEAIVIDSPVGVFGSKVPVEARGLSEVKRKFYPSAAETIARFRPVPPQESLTFVSDYIAAASVVETPEGWSWKFDSTILAGDHLTAAQFTTMDARLAYFRAEYGVVSSSVRAIVERAGASFVELPQAGHAPMLDQPLALVTGIRTAFAAWDAEKARAAVAACE, from the coding sequence ATGACGGGAAGTAAGTTTCTTGTTCTGTCGACTATTAATCTGCTGGATGCGACAAGGAACCCGCCCATGACCCCGACCGTCGAAGCCGCCACCGCCGTGCCACAGTGGTTCACGACTGCCATCGAAACGATTCCCACCACCGGCGAAGTCGGGGTGCGCGACGCACGAATCCGCTACCGCTCCTGGGGCACGGCAGGCAAGCGCAACGTCGTACTCGTGCACGGCGGAGCGGCACATTCGCGCTGGTGGGATCACATTGCCCCCTTGCTCGCCACCGAGAACAGAGTCGTCGCACTCGATCTCTCGGGTCACGGCGAGAGCGACCACCGCGCCACGTACGACGTGCCGACCTGGGTGGCCGAGGTCGTCGCCGTCGCCGAAGCAAACGGGTTCGAACCCGGGTACACCGTCGTCGGGCACAGCTTGGGCGGGCTGGTCACTCTCGAGGTCGCCAAGCTGGCATCTTCACCGGTACACGAGGCGATCGTCATCGATTCGCCCGTCGGCGTCTTCGGCTCGAAGGTTCCTGTCGAAGCGCGCGGCCTGTCAGAGGTGAAGAGAAAGTTCTACCCGAGCGCGGCTGAGACGATCGCCCGCTTCCGGCCCGTGCCGCCGCAGGAGTCGCTCACCTTCGTCTCCGACTACATCGCCGCAGCCTCCGTGGTCGAAACCCCCGAGGGCTGGAGCTGGAAGTTCGACAGCACCATTCTCGCCGGCGATCACCTCACCGCCGCGCAATTCACCACGATGGATGCCCGGCTCGCCTACTTTCGTGCGGAGTACGGCGTCGTGAGTTCGTCGGTACGGGCCATCGTCGAGCGAGCGGGAGCCAGCTTCGTGGAGCTGCCGCAGGCGGGTCACGCGCCCATGCTCGACCAACCGCTGGCGCTGGTCACGGGCATCCGCACCGCCTTTGCGGCGTGGGACGCCGAGAAGGCGCGAGCGGCCGTCGCTGCCTGCGAGTGA
- a CDS encoding SDR family NAD(P)-dependent oxidoreductase: protein MTGPLPEPKSLAESGALVVGGSAGIGYASAEKLALGGVRRIVIVARNVERGEEARARLAQTGATVHFVQGDATSAAEAARITREAEALLGGIDILVVSTVAENRPDLFRDIPTESIGGILHEMLLPPMQLVSEVMPYMVERRGGVIITVASDAGKTATPGETIIGACKAAIIMFTRTIAIEAKRNGIRANVLTPSLVHGTASTARITGDGFSAKLFAKAAEQAHLGVPDANDLGDLVVFLASPAARRLTGQAISVNGGISAA, encoded by the coding sequence GTGACCGGGCCTCTGCCCGAACCGAAGTCGCTCGCCGAAAGCGGCGCATTGGTGGTCGGTGGGTCGGCGGGCATCGGCTACGCCTCTGCCGAAAAGCTCGCCCTGGGCGGTGTGCGCCGAATCGTGATCGTCGCTCGCAACGTCGAGCGCGGTGAAGAGGCCCGGGCGCGCCTGGCCCAGACCGGCGCGACGGTGCACTTCGTTCAGGGCGACGCCACCAGCGCCGCTGAGGCCGCCCGCATCACCCGCGAGGCCGAGGCATTGCTCGGCGGCATCGACATTCTGGTGGTGTCGACCGTGGCCGAGAATAGACCCGACCTGTTCCGCGATATTCCGACCGAATCTATCGGCGGCATTCTGCACGAGATGTTGCTGCCTCCCATGCAGCTGGTGAGCGAGGTCATGCCCTACATGGTCGAGCGGCGCGGCGGGGTGATCATCACGGTCGCCTCCGACGCCGGCAAGACGGCGACGCCCGGCGAGACGATCATCGGCGCCTGTAAGGCTGCCATCATCATGTTCACCCGTACGATCGCCATCGAAGCAAAACGCAATGGCATTCGGGCGAACGTGCTGACCCCGTCGCTCGTGCACGGCACAGCATCCACCGCTCGCATCACCGGCGACGGATTCAGCGCGAAACTCTTCGCCAAAGCAGCAGAACAGGCGCACCTGGGCGTACCCGACGCGAACGATCTGGGCGATCTGGTGGTCTTTCTGGCCAGCCCCGCGGCCCGGCGGCTTACCGGTCAGGCGATCAGCGTGAACGGCGGAATCAGCGCGGCGTGA